The Mixta hanseatica genome includes a region encoding these proteins:
- the gntU gene encoding gluconate transporter: protein MSTATLVLTAAGSVVLLLFLVMKARMHAFVALILVSFGAGLFSGMPLDKIAETMQKGMGGTLGFLAVVVALGAMFGKILHETGAVDQIAIRMLKSFGESRAHYAMGIAGLICALPLFFEVAVVLLISIAFAVARRTGDNLVKLVIPLFAGVAAAAAFLLPGPAPMLLASQMHVDFGWMILLGLCAALPGMLIAGPLFGNFISRHVSFNVPEEVAQPEVDANKLPSFGFSMALILFPLVLVGLKTIGARFTPEGSRLYEWLEFIGHPFTAILLALLLAIYGLAWRQGMDKEKVMQVCGSALQPAGIILLVIGAGGVFKQVLVDSGVGPALGNALTGAGLPIALACFILSAAVRIIQGSATVACLTAVGLVMPVIEPLHYNGAQMAALSLCIAGGSIVVSHVNDAGFWLFGRFTGATEAQTLKTWTLMETILGTTGAIIGMIAFELLS, encoded by the coding sequence ATGAGTACCGCAACCCTGGTTTTAACCGCGGCAGGTTCGGTTGTTCTGCTGCTTTTCCTGGTGATGAAGGCGCGTATGCACGCTTTTGTCGCTCTGATATTAGTCTCGTTTGGCGCCGGCCTGTTTTCCGGGATGCCGCTGGATAAAATTGCCGAAACCATGCAGAAAGGCATGGGCGGCACGCTCGGCTTTCTTGCCGTGGTGGTAGCGTTGGGCGCCATGTTCGGCAAGATCCTGCATGAAACGGGCGCGGTCGATCAAATCGCGATTCGCATGCTGAAATCGTTCGGTGAAAGTCGGGCGCATTATGCAATGGGCATCGCGGGATTGATCTGTGCGCTGCCGCTGTTTTTTGAAGTGGCGGTGGTGCTGCTGATCAGCATCGCTTTCGCCGTGGCCAGGCGCACCGGCGATAACCTGGTCAAGCTGGTGATCCCGTTGTTTGCCGGCGTGGCGGCAGCGGCGGCGTTTTTGCTGCCCGGTCCGGCGCCGATGCTGTTGGCCTCGCAGATGCACGTTGATTTTGGCTGGATGATCCTGCTGGGACTGTGCGCAGCGTTGCCGGGAATGCTGATTGCGGGTCCGCTGTTCGGCAACTTTATCAGCCGTCACGTTAGCTTTAACGTGCCGGAAGAGGTGGCGCAGCCGGAAGTGGATGCTAACAAGCTGCCCTCTTTTGGCTTTAGCATGGCACTGATTCTGTTCCCACTGGTGCTGGTGGGGTTGAAAACCATCGGCGCGCGCTTTACCCCGGAGGGATCGCGCCTGTATGAATGGCTGGAATTTATTGGCCATCCTTTTACCGCCATTCTACTGGCGCTACTGCTGGCGATTTATGGCCTGGCCTGGCGTCAGGGAATGGATAAAGAGAAGGTCATGCAGGTTTGCGGCAGTGCGCTGCAGCCGGCGGGCATTATCCTGTTGGTGATTGGCGCGGGCGGCGTGTTTAAGCAGGTGCTGGTAGACTCCGGCGTCGGCCCGGCGCTGGGCAATGCATTAACCGGCGCCGGGCTGCCGATTGCGCTGGCCTGCTTTATTCTCTCGGCGGCGGTGCGTATCATTCAGGGATCGGCGACGGTGGCCTGTTTGACAGCGGTAGGGCTGGTCATGCCGGTGATTGAGCCGCTGCACTACAACGGCGCGCAGATGGCGGCGCTGTCGCTGTGCATCGCTGGCGGATCGATCGTAGTCAGCCATGTGAACGATGCGGGCTTCTGGCTGTTTGGCCGTTTTACCGGCGCAACCGAAGCGCAAACGCTAAAAACCTGGACGCTGATGGAAACCATTTTGGGCACCACGGGCGCCATCATCGGCATGATCGCCTTCGAACTGCTCTCCTGA
- the gntK gene encoding gluconokinase, which translates to MQNQSPSHHVFILMGVSGSGKSAVAYEVSHQLKTAFLDGDFLHPRANIEKMAEGHPLNDDDRRPWLQAVNDAAFAMQRTQAVSIIVCSALKKSYRDILRQGSNNLSFIYLKGEFATIESRLKARKGHFFKPQMLVSQFDTLEEPGAEESDVLVVDINHTLPDVVAATIATIEGAIKKD; encoded by the coding sequence ATGCAAAATCAGTCGCCGTCACATCACGTATTCATTTTGATGGGCGTATCAGGCAGCGGTAAATCTGCCGTTGCCTATGAAGTCTCGCACCAGCTGAAAACCGCGTTTCTCGATGGCGATTTTCTGCATCCACGCGCCAATATTGAAAAAATGGCCGAAGGTCATCCGCTGAATGATGACGACCGTCGCCCCTGGCTGCAGGCGGTGAACGATGCCGCCTTCGCCATGCAGCGTACCCAGGCCGTTTCGATCATCGTCTGCTCCGCCCTGAAAAAAAGCTATCGCGATATTCTGCGTCAGGGCAGTAACAACCTCTCCTTTATCTATCTGAAAGGTGAGTTCGCTACGATTGAAAGCCGCCTGAAGGCGCGTAAAGGCCATTTCTTTAAGCCGCAAATGCTGGTCTCTCAGTTCGATACGCTGGAAGAACCGGGCGCCGAGGAAAGCGATGTGCTGGTGGTGGATATTAATCACACCCTGCCGGATGTCGTTGCCGCCACCATCGCGACCATTGAGGGTGCGATCAAAAAGGATTAG
- a CDS encoding putative T6SS immunity periplasmic lipoprotein has translation MYKLLLIACAFLISGCPGPRDYFPRIWPAQISIKDGKPCVTVQPEGDEKVRSVMIYEMTEMNNQRRFESEPYAVRDDECLDMNAYPFRLNTAYVISVTLISEKKRQRAYYKSARGFVTRFRLSEGAHGLQVEEVEPEPPNWGLPARSSDEFELISPEQQ, from the coding sequence ATGTATAAATTACTTCTAATAGCATGTGCTTTTCTGATTAGCGGTTGCCCAGGGCCAAGGGATTATTTTCCACGGATCTGGCCCGCTCAGATAAGTATCAAAGATGGTAAACCATGCGTGACTGTGCAGCCGGAGGGTGACGAGAAAGTTCGCTCTGTAATGATTTATGAAATGACAGAAATGAATAACCAAAGGCGTTTTGAATCAGAGCCTTATGCTGTCCGAGACGATGAATGTCTGGATATGAATGCTTATCCGTTTCGACTGAATACCGCTTACGTTATCTCTGTGACGCTCATATCAGAGAAAAAACGTCAGCGGGCATATTATAAATCGGCGAGAGGTTTTGTTACCCGCTTCCGTCTGTCTGAGGGCGCACACGGATTGCAGGTCGAAGAAGTGGAACCGGAGCCGCCGAACTGGGGCCTGCCAGCGAGATCGTCAGATGAGTTCGAACTCATCTCACCAGAGCAGCAATAA
- a CDS encoding YhgN family NAAT transporter, which yields MTEMISATILLLLIMDPLGNLPIFMSVLKHLEPKRRRIVLIREMLIALALMLLFLFAGEKILAFLNLRTETVSISGGIILFLIAIKMIFPSPESSSTGLPVGEEPFLVPLAIPLVAGPSLLATLMLLSHQYPHQMGYLVGALLCAWGVTVVILLLSGLFLRLLGDKGVNALERLMGLILIMLATQMFLDGIRAYLKI from the coding sequence ATGACTGAAATGATCTCTGCGACCATATTATTGTTGTTGATTATGGACCCACTCGGCAATTTGCCGATTTTTATGTCGGTTTTAAAGCATCTGGAGCCGAAACGGCGACGCATCGTGCTGATCCGCGAAATGCTGATTGCGCTGGCGCTGATGCTGCTTTTTTTGTTTGCTGGCGAAAAAATTCTGGCGTTTCTTAACCTGCGCACCGAAACGGTATCGATCTCCGGTGGCATTATTTTGTTCCTGATCGCCATTAAAATGATTTTCCCATCGCCGGAAAGCAGCAGTACCGGCCTGCCGGTCGGTGAGGAGCCATTTCTGGTGCCGCTGGCGATCCCGCTGGTGGCCGGACCTTCCCTGCTGGCTACGCTGATGCTGCTTTCACATCAGTATCCGCATCAGATGGGCTATCTGGTCGGCGCGCTGCTGTGCGCCTGGGGCGTTACGGTGGTGATTTTGCTGCTTTCCGGCCTGTTCCTGCGGCTGCTGGGCGACAAAGGCGTCAACGCGCTGGAACGTCTGATGGGGTTGATTCTGATTATGCTGGCGACGCAGATGTTCCTGGATGGCATCCGCGCCTATCTGAAGATTTAG
- the gntR gene encoding gluconate operon transcriptional repressor GntR yields MKKKRPVLQDVADRVGVTKMTVSRYLRNPQQVSAALGAQIAVVLDELGYIPNRAPDMLSNATSRAIGVLLPSLTNQVFADVLRGIESVTDAAGYQTLVGHFGYNPEKEQLQLRSLLGWNIDGLILTERTHTAASLRMIETAGIPVIEMMDSVSPCLDMAVGFDNVEAARQMTQAILAKGHRHTVYLGARLDERTLQKQRGYELAMREAGLEPHSVMMEEASSFSAGAMLLCEARRRHPQTDSLFCTNDDLAIGAMFECQRQGLRVPQQMAIAGFHGHDIAHVVTPRLATVLTPRDRMGREAAALLLARIGGESRKHQPVDVGFEIQEGESI; encoded by the coding sequence ATGAAGAAAAAAAGACCCGTGCTTCAGGATGTTGCCGATCGCGTCGGCGTGACCAAAATGACCGTCAGCCGCTACCTCCGTAATCCGCAGCAGGTCTCCGCCGCGCTGGGCGCGCAAATCGCCGTGGTGCTGGATGAACTGGGCTACATTCCTAACCGTGCTCCCGATATGCTGTCTAACGCCACCAGCCGCGCCATCGGCGTGCTGCTGCCTTCATTAACCAACCAGGTTTTCGCCGATGTGCTGCGCGGCATTGAAAGCGTAACCGATGCCGCAGGCTATCAGACACTGGTCGGCCATTTTGGCTATAACCCGGAAAAGGAACAGCTACAGCTGCGTTCGCTGCTGGGCTGGAATATCGACGGGCTGATCCTTACCGAACGCACCCACACGGCCGCCAGCCTGCGGATGATTGAAACCGCCGGCATTCCGGTGATTGAAATGATGGACAGCGTTTCGCCCTGCCTGGATATGGCGGTGGGCTTTGATAACGTTGAGGCGGCACGGCAAATGACGCAGGCGATTCTGGCGAAAGGGCATCGTCACACCGTTTATCTGGGCGCCAGGCTTGATGAACGCACATTGCAAAAACAGCGGGGCTACGAACTGGCGATGCGTGAAGCGGGGCTGGAGCCACACAGCGTGATGATGGAAGAAGCCTCTTCTTTCAGTGCCGGCGCAATGTTGCTGTGTGAGGCGCGGCGGCGCCATCCGCAGACCGACAGCCTGTTCTGCACCAATGACGATTTGGCGATAGGTGCTATGTTTGAATGTCAGCGCCAGGGATTGCGCGTGCCGCAGCAAATGGCGATTGCAGGCTTTCACGGGCACGATATTGCGCATGTGGTGACGCCGCGCCTGGCCACGGTGCTGACGCCGCGCGATCGTATGGGACGTGAAGCCGCCGCGCTGCTGCTGGCGCGCATCGGTGGCGAAAGCCGTAAGCATCAGCCCGTGGATGTGGGATTTGAGATTCAGGAAGGGGAGAGCATCTGA
- a CDS encoding pirin family protein — MIYLRKAEERGHANHGWLDSWHTFSFANYYDANFMGFSALRVINEDVIAGGQGFGTHPHKDMEILTYVLSGTVEHQDSMGNKEQIPAGEFQIMSAGTGVRHSEYNASSSEPLHLYQIWIIPEKTGIEPRYDQRRFVDVQGRQLILSPDAREGSLKVYQDMTLSRWVLKAGESDSIALDPSRRIWIQVVKGEVQVNDQTIAASDALAIWEESALALKASSDAEILLFDLPPV, encoded by the coding sequence ATGATTTACTTACGCAAAGCTGAAGAACGCGGTCATGCTAACCATGGTTGGCTGGACAGCTGGCACACCTTTTCATTCGCTAACTATTACGATGCCAACTTTATGGGCTTCTCGGCGCTGCGGGTGATTAACGAAGATGTGATCGCGGGCGGGCAGGGGTTCGGTACCCATCCTCATAAAGATATGGAAATTCTGACCTACGTGCTTTCCGGCACCGTAGAGCATCAGGACAGCATGGGTAATAAAGAGCAGATCCCGGCAGGCGAATTCCAGATTATGAGCGCTGGCACTGGCGTGCGTCATTCTGAATACAACGCCAGCAGCAGCGAGCCGCTGCATCTGTATCAGATCTGGATTATCCCGGAAAAAACCGGCATTGAGCCGCGTTACGATCAGCGCCGCTTTGTTGATGTACAGGGTCGACAGCTTATTCTGTCGCCGGATGCTCGTGAGGGGTCGCTGAAGGTTTATCAGGATATGACGCTGTCGCGCTGGGTACTGAAAGCGGGCGAGAGTGACAGCATTGCGCTCGATCCGTCACGTCGCATCTGGATTCAGGTGGTTAAAGGCGAGGTGCAGGTTAATGACCAGACCATTGCTGCCAGCGATGCGTTGGCCATCTGGGAAGAAAGCGCGCTGGCGTTAAAAGCCAGCAGCGATGCAGAGATCCTGCTGTTCGATCTGCCGCCGGTTTAA
- a CDS encoding type IV secretion protein Rhs, which produces MKKGKQGSLRLMTPGEINMAKTIFGNAIIYSRVWIHYDSYFPFGLQSQNVAMAPNGEIYMRDYFYAHDFSAISNIDKQHAFIHELTHVWQYQKGMWVRTRGLFSWAANYDYDFSGNKYLHDYTMEQQAQIVADYFLLYRYGYSVWNDEKGKLVSFIGTKQDGIKADYERVLTHFLRQR; this is translated from the coding sequence ATGAAAAAAGGAAAGCAAGGAAGCTTACGCCTGATGACACCGGGCGAAATAAATATGGCTAAAACAATATTTGGTAATGCGATTATTTACTCTCGAGTTTGGATCCACTATGACAGCTACTTTCCTTTTGGCCTGCAGAGCCAAAATGTAGCGATGGCGCCCAACGGGGAGATATACATGCGTGACTATTTCTATGCGCATGACTTCTCAGCGATTTCCAACATTGATAAACAGCATGCGTTTATCCATGAACTGACCCATGTCTGGCAATATCAGAAAGGGATGTGGGTCAGAACCCGCGGGCTTTTTAGCTGGGCAGCTAATTATGATTATGATTTTTCAGGGAATAAGTATCTTCATGATTACACTATGGAACAGCAGGCGCAGATAGTAGCTGACTATTTTTTACTCTATCGGTATGGCTATAGCGTATGGAATGACGAGAAAGGTAAACTCGTTTCTTTTATTGGCACTAAACAAGACGGGATAAAAGCAGATTATGAACGTGTGTTAACTCATTTCCTCAGGCAACGATAA